Proteins encoded together in one Variovorax paradoxus window:
- the arsH gene encoding arsenical resistance protein ArsH, protein MSNPLPELPNIDAGLFDRPTLERLSRNAPARHAPRFLLLYGSLRDRSYSRLLTEEAARLLQAMGGETRIFNPAGLPLPDSAPDDHPKVQELRDLAQWAEGMVWCSPERHGSMTGIMKAQIDWIPLSIGAVRPTQGKTLAVMQVSGGSQSFNAVNQLRVLGRWMRMLAIPNQSSVAKAFLEFDEAGRMKPSSYYERVVDVMEELVKFTLLTRDAAGYLVDRYSERRESAEQLAQRVNQRAI, encoded by the coding sequence GTGTCAAACCCGCTGCCTGAGTTACCGAACATCGATGCCGGGCTGTTCGACCGGCCCACGCTCGAGCGGCTCTCCAGGAACGCACCGGCGCGCCATGCGCCGCGCTTCCTGCTGCTCTACGGTTCGCTGCGCGACCGCTCGTACAGCCGCCTCTTGACCGAAGAGGCCGCGCGGCTGCTGCAAGCCATGGGCGGCGAGACGCGCATCTTCAACCCGGCCGGGCTGCCCCTGCCCGACAGCGCTCCCGACGACCACCCCAAGGTACAAGAGCTGCGCGACCTGGCGCAATGGGCCGAAGGCATGGTGTGGTGCTCGCCAGAACGCCATGGGTCCATGACCGGCATCATGAAGGCGCAGATCGACTGGATTCCGCTGAGCATCGGCGCCGTTCGCCCCACGCAGGGCAAGACGCTGGCCGTCATGCAGGTGTCGGGCGGCTCGCAGTCGTTCAACGCGGTCAACCAGTTGCGCGTGCTCGGGCGCTGGATGCGCATGCTGGCCATTCCCAACCAGTCCTCCGTCGCCAAGGCTTTTCTCGAATTCGACGAAGCCGGGCGCATGAAGCCCTCTTCGTATTACGAGCGGGTTGTCGACGTGATGGAAGAACTCGTGAAGTTCACGCTGCTCACGCGCGATGCGGCCGGCTACCTGGTCGACCGCTACAGCGAGCGCCGCGAAAGCGCCGAACAGCTCGCCCAGCGGGTGAACCAGCGCGCCATCTAG
- a CDS encoding OBAP family protein: MPLRFLLPLALGALLTACGGSNTGSAVESPGAGKSAKTATLEAGAAALQDKPPLDALNAYLDGFHFYSGNMQAQMEAHHYCSVLNEELIQCVIYDGNVKNARIMGVEYIVSERLFKSLPPQEKALWHSHVHEVKSGQLIAPGIPQAAEHELMKKLIGTYGKTFHTWHTDMHKELPTGVPQLMMGFTADGQANADMVAQRDKRFGVDSAEKKKNREDIPAPAIAEGADNWQNGKAVQLADPTGAEPHAGHGAPPPGK; encoded by the coding sequence ATGCCATTGCGATTTCTCCTTCCGCTTGCCCTGGGCGCACTGCTCACGGCCTGCGGCGGCAGCAACACCGGTTCCGCCGTCGAATCGCCGGGTGCCGGCAAGAGCGCAAAAACTGCCACGCTAGAAGCCGGCGCCGCCGCCCTGCAGGACAAGCCGCCGCTCGATGCGCTGAACGCGTACCTGGACGGCTTTCATTTCTACAGCGGCAACATGCAGGCCCAGATGGAGGCGCACCACTACTGCTCGGTGCTGAACGAAGAGCTGATCCAGTGCGTGATCTACGACGGCAACGTGAAGAACGCCAGGATCATGGGCGTCGAATACATCGTGAGCGAGCGGCTCTTCAAGTCGCTTCCGCCGCAGGAAAAGGCCCTGTGGCACAGCCATGTGCACGAGGTGAAGTCCGGGCAGCTCATCGCGCCCGGCATTCCGCAGGCCGCCGAACACGAGCTCATGAAGAAACTCATCGGCACCTACGGCAAGACCTTTCACACCTGGCACACAGACATGCACAAGGAACTCCCTACCGGCGTGCCGCAGCTCATGATGGGATTCACCGCCGACGGCCAAGCCAACGCCGACATGGTGGCGCAGCGCGACAAGCGCTTCGGCGTCGATTCCGCGGAGAAGAAAAAGAACCGCGAAGACATACCCGCTCCCGCCATTGCCGAAGGCGCGGACAACTGGCAAAACGGCAAGGCGGTGCAGCTTGCGGACCCCACGGGCGCCGAGCCCCACGCTGGGCACGGGGCGCCGCCCCCCGGCAAGTAG
- a CDS encoding polysaccharide pyruvyl transferase family protein, with protein sequence MQPPALTSLVLAFDSSAHAPAPPAAQPMNIGVLTFHRCINYGSYWQARLLAEALRNMGHRAVLLDHHSHRVNMAEWRCALQPVLPTPVSGADRKLYAHKTRKFLASIASLPLSRPFVLENPQDMEAFDAVVVGSDEVWNLSHPWYGRCPLFFGERIRTRRLVAYAASFGNYPAEQGLLQQWASMLHKFHSVSVRDANSRALLGKALGHTPELVLDPCLQFAPPASGDRPRKSGQAPRHVAVYGHNFSDWFVVRMREWARKRNMRLVSIGYRNDWADTQWLTAGPEDFARFMADADAVATNFFHGCVFALRNRKPFLCEDSAYRAIKIRDLLFALGAQHHLADAGTPASHCDAVLSEPLAPSVEARIAALRASSAGFLHQALREESDAPARERAHA encoded by the coding sequence ATGCAACCGCCCGCCCTCACCTCCCTTGTCCTTGCCTTCGATTCGTCAGCCCATGCGCCGGCGCCTCCCGCAGCGCAGCCGATGAACATCGGCGTGCTCACCTTTCATCGCTGCATCAACTACGGCTCGTACTGGCAGGCGCGCCTGCTGGCAGAAGCGCTTCGGAACATGGGCCACCGCGCCGTGCTGCTCGACCATCACTCGCACCGCGTGAACATGGCCGAATGGCGCTGCGCCCTTCAGCCGGTGCTGCCCACCCCGGTCTCTGGTGCGGACCGCAAGCTCTATGCGCACAAGACACGCAAGTTCCTGGCGTCGATCGCCTCGCTCCCGCTCTCGCGCCCATTTGTGCTGGAGAACCCGCAGGACATGGAGGCGTTCGACGCGGTGGTGGTCGGCAGCGACGAGGTGTGGAACCTCTCCCATCCCTGGTATGGGCGCTGCCCGCTTTTCTTCGGCGAGCGGATCCGCACCAGGCGGCTCGTTGCCTATGCGGCGAGCTTCGGCAACTACCCGGCCGAGCAAGGTTTGCTGCAACAGTGGGCAAGCATGCTGCACAAATTTCACAGCGTGTCGGTGCGCGACGCCAACTCGCGCGCGCTGCTGGGCAAGGCACTGGGGCACACACCCGAACTGGTGCTCGACCCTTGCCTGCAATTCGCGCCGCCGGCATCCGGCGATCGGCCCCGCAAGAGCGGGCAGGCGCCGCGCCATGTGGCCGTGTACGGCCACAACTTCAGCGACTGGTTCGTGGTGCGCATGCGCGAGTGGGCGCGCAAGCGCAACATGCGCCTGGTGAGCATCGGCTACCGCAACGACTGGGCCGACACCCAGTGGCTCACCGCCGGCCCCGAAGACTTCGCGCGCTTCATGGCCGACGCGGACGCGGTGGCAACCAACTTCTTTCACGGCTGCGTCTTCGCGCTGCGAAACCGCAAGCCGTTTCTCTGCGAGGACTCGGCCTACCGCGCCATCAAGATCCGCGACCTGCTGTTTGCGCTCGGCGCGCAGCATCATTTGGCGGATGCCGGCACGCCGGCTTCGCACTGCGACGCGGTGTTGTCCGAACCGCTCGCGCCTTCGGTCGAGGCTCGCATCGCGGCCCTGCGTGCCTCGTCGGCAGGCTTCCTCCACCAAGCGCTGCGGGAGGAGTCGGATGCGCCCGCACGGGAGCGCGCCCATGCATGA
- a CDS encoding Coenzyme F420 hydrogenase/dehydrogenase, beta subunit C-terminal domain, producing the protein MHERRLQPTPASIVRSGLCIGCGSCVAQSRSAEPAPSATGSEAPLMRLDGYGELKPQGPAEWLRMGPTAFSRTCPFSPSARNETELAADLFPGAVHDDPLVGRFDGAYVGHADEADFRAQGSSGGMVSWTAAELLRAGLVDAVAHVLPSGGDRFFRYGLSRTPEEIGTGAKSRYYPVEMSEVLETIRAVPGRYAVVGVPCFIKAVQLLRREDPLMRERLAFTLGLVCGHMKSARLVESFAYQMGVNVADIRSVEYRLKNERRPANWYTAQFVLRDGRSVQRDWFHLAEGDWGSGFFQNEACNFCDDVVSETADISFGDAWVEPYASDGRGTNVVIVRSPVLHELVASAMAAGRLQLTPVDAAFLAQTQAAGFRQRREGLAYRLSWQRRGWRGGVLQPVKRVRPGRTLPWRRKLIYRMRAAITRWSRQLFAATRRAGGRSLYVHWARGALSLYHALAYSRGRIGSWVARLAPDDRGG; encoded by the coding sequence ATGCATGAACGGCGGCTGCAGCCGACACCCGCCAGCATCGTGCGCTCGGGCCTTTGCATCGGGTGCGGCAGCTGCGTCGCGCAGTCGCGCAGCGCGGAGCCGGCACCCTCTGCGACCGGCAGCGAGGCGCCCCTCATGCGGCTCGACGGGTATGGCGAGCTCAAGCCCCAGGGCCCCGCGGAGTGGCTGCGCATGGGCCCCACGGCCTTCTCTCGCACCTGCCCTTTCTCTCCATCGGCGCGCAACGAAACCGAACTCGCGGCCGACCTGTTCCCCGGTGCCGTTCATGACGATCCACTGGTGGGCCGCTTCGACGGTGCCTACGTGGGGCATGCCGACGAAGCAGACTTTCGCGCGCAAGGCAGTTCCGGCGGCATGGTCAGCTGGACCGCCGCGGAGCTGCTGCGTGCGGGCTTGGTCGATGCGGTGGCCCATGTGCTGCCGTCCGGTGGCGACCGCTTCTTTCGCTACGGCCTGTCGCGCACGCCCGAGGAGATCGGCACCGGCGCCAAGTCGCGCTACTACCCGGTCGAAATGTCGGAAGTGCTCGAGACGATTCGCGCCGTTCCGGGCCGCTATGCCGTGGTCGGCGTGCCCTGCTTCATCAAGGCCGTGCAGCTGCTGCGGCGCGAAGACCCGCTGATGCGCGAGCGCCTTGCATTCACGCTGGGCCTGGTTTGCGGCCACATGAAGAGCGCGCGCCTGGTCGAGAGCTTCGCCTACCAGATGGGCGTGAACGTCGCGGACATCCGCAGCGTGGAATACCGGCTGAAAAACGAGCGGCGGCCCGCCAACTGGTACACCGCGCAGTTCGTGCTGCGCGACGGCCGCAGCGTGCAGCGCGACTGGTTCCACCTGGCGGAGGGCGACTGGGGATCGGGCTTCTTCCAGAACGAGGCCTGCAATTTCTGCGACGACGTGGTTTCGGAAACGGCGGACATCTCCTTCGGCGATGCATGGGTGGAGCCCTACGCGTCGGACGGCCGCGGAACCAACGTGGTGATCGTTCGCTCGCCGGTGCTGCACGAACTCGTTGCCAGCGCCATGGCCGCTGGGCGCCTGCAACTGACGCCGGTCGATGCGGCGTTTCTTGCGCAAACGCAGGCCGCGGGTTTTCGCCAGCGGCGCGAAGGCCTGGCCTATCGCCTCAGCTGGCAGCGGCGCGGCTGGAGGGGAGGCGTTCTGCAGCCCGTCAAGCGGGTGCGCCCCGGCCGGACGTTGCCCTGGCGCCGAAAGCTCATCTACCGCATGCGCGCCGCCATCACCCGATGGAGTCGGCAGCTGTTCGCGGCCACGCGACGGGCGGGCGGCCGTTCGCTCTACGTGCACTGGGCGCGCGGTGCGCTGTCGCTCTACCACGCACTGGCCTATTCACGGGGGCGCATCGGCTCCTGGGTGGCCCGGCTGGCGCCGGACGACCGGGGCGGCTGA
- a CDS encoding CheR family methyltransferase, translating to MPKSNPPSPSSADERKLTPSTLSFPVVGIGASAGGLEALIRFFEQMPADAGMAFVVILHLSPTHESNAAAILQRSTQMPVMQVTQPVPVEADHVYVIPPGVDLTMNDGHLQATPSERIKGLHLAVDVFFRTMAEVHKERAVCIVMSGTGSDGAVGLTRVKEHGGIAMAQSPEDAAHDGMPRAAIATGMVDIVLPAAEMGEHLVQHWLNAQRIRMPYDGHAELVQEPDTGEAARRAEKALQEIMGLLRTYTRHDFRHYKRATVLRRIERRLQVNRLADLPAYRNFLHDHPEEATPLLQDMLISVTNFFRDPEAFEGLEQDALPRLIEARQPGEQVRAWVAGCATGEEAYSLSILLREQIDKQAKPLDIQIFATDIDGRAIATARRGLYAQGIAEDISPSRLQQFFVPEQDQYRVATTVREPVLFALHNLLRDPPFSRLDIICCRNLLIYLDRAAQAHVLEMFRIALRPGGYLFLGTSESIDAVGSLFTAVDKKNRIYRANPELPSGRHMPLISDAPFKPGAPSPMEALRSPKRAERLSFAELHQRALEQFSPPSVLINSEHEVLHLSSGVGRFLERAGGEPSNNLLNNVRPDLRLELRTALFKAAQTDRSVETRLVQSRDDGRQVFLNITVRPLQQGEGESEDKNAPRLTLVVFDEVEDSMRPEGGEPADAARELLIGQMEDQIRQLKLHLQETIEGAETSTEELKASNEELQAINEELRSATEELETSKEELQSMNEELVTVNFELKMKVEERGHINDDLQNLITSSEIATVFVSRGMHIKRYTPHASKLFNLIPSDLGRSLFDITSRLNYPELAEDTAAAFKDLRITERHVASVDGRHFMARILPYRTAEDKIEGAILNFFDITELRAAEEKVRAGEERLRMVAATTRDFAIITCDEQGQITTWNAGAQRIFGYSEEEMIGRPLAVIFTAEDQANGVPEREMRRAVELGRAEDERWHQRKDGSRFFCSGVTTPMEPAAGGGFAKIARDMTGTKQHELAQEHRLFKEKKASLSAQAANELKDKFLAVMSHELKQPLNLIQMNAELLMHMPATAEVPAVRRLGETIKRAVASQTRIINDLLDLSRIRTGKLRLNRVPVDLGELVQTTAQAAVNDVAGKKLTLDANCEAGVLCNGDRIRMEQIVWNLLSNAVKFTPGGGRITVRVAADENFGKLIVADTGCGIAPEFLPHVFGMFNQASSDATPPNGGLGIGLALVHELTRAHGGRVEVHSPGLGLGAEFSVWLPRVGAAVEVVVEQAPAEVSLRGWRVLAVDDYADALAPFAEVLRLEGAIVDIAPSAKKGLELLESNAYDLLVSDLGMPEMDGYQFIAEVRRRPETRELRSIAMSGFGRRADARRALEAGFNAHLPKPASIDELKAAIGKLQ from the coding sequence ATGCCCAAATCGAATCCGCCTTCGCCTTCCTCCGCCGATGAACGCAAGCTCACGCCCAGCACGCTGAGTTTTCCGGTCGTCGGCATTGGCGCCTCCGCGGGCGGGCTGGAGGCGCTGATCCGCTTCTTCGAGCAGATGCCGGCCGACGCGGGCATGGCCTTCGTCGTCATCCTGCACCTGTCGCCCACGCATGAAAGCAATGCGGCCGCCATACTGCAGCGCTCCACGCAAATGCCTGTGATGCAGGTCACGCAGCCGGTGCCGGTCGAGGCGGACCATGTGTACGTGATTCCGCCCGGCGTCGACCTGACGATGAACGACGGCCACCTGCAGGCCACGCCCAGCGAGCGGATCAAGGGCCTGCACCTGGCCGTGGACGTGTTCTTTCGCACCATGGCCGAAGTGCACAAGGAGCGGGCCGTCTGCATCGTGATGTCGGGCACCGGCAGCGACGGCGCGGTGGGGCTCACGCGCGTGAAGGAGCACGGCGGCATTGCCATGGCGCAGTCGCCCGAAGACGCGGCGCATGACGGCATGCCGCGCGCCGCCATTGCCACCGGCATGGTCGACATCGTGCTGCCCGCGGCCGAGATGGGCGAGCACCTGGTCCAGCATTGGCTCAACGCACAGCGCATTCGCATGCCCTACGACGGGCATGCGGAACTCGTCCAGGAGCCCGACACGGGCGAGGCGGCCAGGCGGGCCGAGAAAGCGTTGCAGGAGATCATGGGCCTGCTGCGCACCTACACGCGGCACGACTTTCGCCACTACAAGCGCGCGACAGTGCTGCGGCGCATCGAGCGCCGGCTGCAGGTGAACCGCCTGGCCGACCTGCCGGCCTACCGCAACTTTTTGCACGACCATCCCGAAGAGGCGACTCCGTTGCTGCAGGACATGCTCATCAGCGTGACCAATTTCTTTCGCGACCCCGAAGCCTTCGAGGGGCTGGAGCAAGATGCGCTTCCCAGGCTGATCGAAGCCAGGCAGCCGGGCGAGCAGGTGCGCGCCTGGGTGGCGGGCTGCGCCACCGGCGAGGAGGCGTATTCGCTGAGCATCCTGCTGCGCGAGCAGATCGACAAGCAGGCCAAGCCGCTGGACATACAGATCTTTGCCACCGACATCGACGGGCGGGCCATTGCCACGGCGCGCCGGGGCCTTTATGCGCAGGGTATCGCCGAGGACATTTCGCCCTCGCGGCTGCAGCAGTTCTTCGTGCCCGAACAAGACCAGTACCGCGTGGCGACCACGGTGCGCGAGCCGGTGCTCTTTGCGCTGCACAACCTGCTGCGCGATCCGCCGTTCTCGCGGCTGGACATCATCTGCTGCCGCAACCTGCTGATCTACCTGGACCGCGCGGCGCAAGCGCATGTGCTGGAGATGTTCCGCATTGCGCTGCGGCCGGGGGGCTACCTGTTCCTGGGCACTTCGGAATCGATCGACGCGGTGGGCAGCCTGTTCACCGCGGTCGACAAGAAGAACCGCATCTACCGCGCGAACCCAGAGTTGCCGAGCGGGCGCCACATGCCGCTCATCAGCGATGCGCCGTTCAAGCCAGGCGCACCCAGCCCCATGGAAGCGCTGCGCTCCCCCAAGCGCGCCGAACGCTTGAGCTTTGCCGAGCTGCACCAGCGCGCGCTCGAGCAGTTCTCGCCGCCCAGCGTGCTCATCAACAGCGAGCACGAGGTGCTGCACCTCTCTAGCGGTGTCGGCCGGTTTCTGGAGCGCGCCGGCGGCGAGCCATCGAACAACCTGCTGAACAACGTGCGGCCAGATCTGCGGCTGGAGCTGCGCACCGCGCTTTTCAAGGCCGCGCAAACTGACCGCAGTGTTGAAACGCGGCTGGTACAAAGCCGGGACGACGGGCGGCAGGTGTTCCTGAACATCACGGTGCGCCCGCTGCAGCAGGGCGAGGGCGAGAGCGAAGACAAGAACGCACCGCGCCTCACGCTGGTGGTTTTCGACGAGGTGGAAGACAGCATGCGCCCCGAAGGCGGCGAGCCGGCCGATGCGGCGCGCGAGCTGCTCATCGGCCAGATGGAAGACCAGATCCGGCAGCTCAAGCTGCACCTGCAGGAAACCATCGAAGGCGCCGAAACCTCGACCGAGGAACTGAAGGCCTCCAACGAGGAGCTGCAGGCCATCAACGAAGAGTTGCGCTCCGCCACCGAAGAGCTCGAGACCAGCAAAGAAGAGCTGCAGTCGATGAACGAGGAACTCGTGACGGTGAACTTCGAGCTCAAGATGAAGGTGGAAGAGCGCGGGCACATCAACGACGACCTGCAGAACCTCATTACGTCGTCGGAGATTGCAACGGTGTTCGTGAGCCGCGGCATGCACATCAAGCGCTACACGCCGCACGCGAGCAAGCTGTTCAACCTGATTCCGTCGGACCTGGGGCGCTCGCTGTTCGACATCACGAGCCGGCTCAACTACCCGGAGCTTGCGGAAGACACGGCCGCGGCCTTCAAGGACCTGCGCATTACCGAGCGGCACGTTGCCAGCGTGGACGGGCGCCACTTCATGGCGCGAATACTCCCGTACCGCACGGCAGAAGACAAGATCGAAGGCGCGATCCTCAACTTCTTCGACATTACCGAACTGCGTGCCGCGGAAGAGAAGGTGCGCGCGGGCGAAGAGCGGCTGCGCATGGTGGCCGCCACCACGCGCGACTTTGCCATCATCACCTGCGACGAGCAGGGCCAGATCACCACCTGGAACGCAGGCGCCCAGCGCATCTTCGGCTACAGCGAGGAAGAGATGATCGGCCGGCCGCTGGCGGTGATCTTCACCGCCGAAGACCAGGCCAACGGCGTGCCCGAGCGCGAGATGCGCCGCGCGGTGGAACTGGGCCGGGCCGAAGACGAGCGATGGCACCAGCGAAAGGACGGCAGCCGTTTTTTCTGCAGCGGTGTCACCACGCCCATGGAACCCGCCGCGGGCGGTGGCTTTGCCAAGATCGCGCGCGACATGACGGGCACCAAGCAGCATGAGCTCGCCCAGGAGCACCGGCTCTTTAAGGAGAAGAAGGCCAGCCTCAGCGCGCAGGCGGCCAACGAGCTGAAGGACAAGTTTTTGGCGGTGATGTCGCACGAGCTGAAGCAGCCGCTCAACCTCATCCAGATGAATGCCGAGTTGCTGATGCACATGCCGGCCACCGCGGAGGTGCCGGCGGTGCGGCGGCTGGGCGAAACCATCAAGCGCGCCGTGGCCAGCCAGACGCGCATCATCAACGACCTGCTCGACCTTTCGCGCATCCGCACCGGCAAGCTGCGGCTGAATCGCGTGCCCGTCGACCTGGGCGAGCTGGTGCAGACCACGGCGCAGGCCGCGGTGAACGATGTGGCCGGCAAGAAGCTGACGCTGGACGCGAACTGCGAAGCCGGCGTGCTGTGCAACGGCGACCGCATACGCATGGAGCAGATCGTGTGGAACCTGCTCAGCAACGCCGTGAAGTTCACGCCCGGCGGCGGCCGCATCACGGTGCGCGTTGCGGCCGACGAGAACTTCGGCAAGCTGATCGTGGCCGACACCGGCTGCGGCATTGCGCCGGAGTTTCTGCCGCACGTGTTCGGCATGTTCAACCAGGCCAGCAGCGACGCGACGCCTCCCAATGGCGGGCTGGGCATCGGCCTGGCGTTGGTTCATGAATTGACGCGGGCCCACGGTGGCCGCGTCGAAGTGCATTCACCGGGGCTGGGCCTGGGGGCCGAGTTCAGCGTGTGGCTGCCGCGCGTGGGAGCGGCGGTCGAAGTGGTGGTGGAACAAGCCCCGGCCGAAGTGAGCCTGCGCGGCTGGCGCGTGCTTGCGGTGGACGACTATGCCGACGCGCTGGCCCCGTTTGCCGAGGTGCTGAGGCTCGAGGGTGCGATTGTGGATATTGCGCCAAGCGCAAAAAAGGGCCTGGAGCTGCTCGAATCGAATGCCTACGACCTGCTGGTGTCCGACCTCGGCATGCCCGAGATGGACGGCTACCAGTTCATTGCCGAAGTGCGGCGGCGGCCGGAGACCCGCGAGCTGCGCTCCATTGCCATGTCGGGCTTCGGCCGGCGTGCCGACGCACGCCGCGCGCTGGAGGCAGGCTTCAATGCGCACTTGCCCAAGCCCGCCTCCATCGACGAGCTCAAGGCGGCCATCGGCAAGCTGCAGTGA
- a CDS encoding SIR2 family NAD-dependent protein deacylase, giving the protein MGSTAPSRRTAKRSKSRSKPRAAALRIAVQKPDDEKLAQLREAHRRGKVVLFVGAGISMGLGLPPWSALIEHMARELGIDAHSFGDKGGYLTLAEYFRLRHGSIGPLRSWMDREWHSGDVRVESSRIHELLAKGRFPIIYTTNYDRWLETAFEHHKVKYTKIVSVADLAKLHPGVTQIIKFHGDLEDDASIVLDESSYFARLDFESPLDIKLRADVLGRSVVFIGYSLADVNIRYLFYKLSRLWKQSVPDVAQPVSYLFSPSANEVQQAVLAQWGIEMIPLARDDPSKALIEFLEAVVG; this is encoded by the coding sequence ATGGGTTCTACCGCGCCTTCGCGACGCACCGCCAAGCGCTCAAAGTCCCGCTCGAAGCCGCGGGCCGCGGCGCTGCGCATCGCGGTGCAAAAGCCCGACGACGAAAAGCTCGCCCAGCTGCGCGAAGCCCACCGGCGCGGCAAGGTCGTGCTGTTCGTGGGCGCGGGCATCTCGATGGGGCTGGGCCTGCCGCCGTGGTCGGCGCTCATCGAGCACATGGCACGCGAGCTCGGCATCGATGCGCACTCCTTCGGCGACAAGGGGGGCTATTTGACGCTGGCCGAATACTTCCGCCTTCGGCATGGCAGCATCGGCCCGCTGCGCAGCTGGATGGACCGCGAGTGGCACAGCGGCGACGTTCGGGTGGAAAGCTCGCGCATCCATGAGCTGCTGGCCAAGGGCCGCTTCCCGATCATCTACACCACCAACTACGACCGCTGGCTGGAGACCGCTTTCGAGCACCACAAGGTGAAGTACACCAAGATCGTGAGCGTTGCCGACCTTGCCAAGCTGCACCCCGGCGTCACGCAGATCATCAAGTTCCACGGCGACCTGGAGGACGACGCCTCCATCGTGCTCGACGAAAGCAGCTACTTCGCCCGGCTTGACTTCGAGTCGCCGCTGGACATCAAGCTGCGCGCCGACGTGCTCGGGCGCTCGGTGGTCTTCATCGGCTACAGCCTCGCGGACGTGAACATCCGCTACCTGTTCTACAAGCTCTCGCGGCTGTGGAAGCAGTCGGTGCCCGACGTGGCGCAGCCGGTTTCGTACCTTTTCTCGCCCTCGGCCAACGAGGTGCAGCAGGCCGTGCTCGCGCAGTGGGGCATCGAGATGATCCCGCTGGCGCGGGACGATCCGTCGAAGGCGCTGATCGAATTCCTGGAGGCCGTGGTCGGCTG
- a CDS encoding NUDIX domain-containing protein, with translation MNAKPSETTPANPPRPAPRPIRIAATLILLRDGAHGMEVLMLRRAEKADDQNSGASVFPGGVVDTHDRSLHLMCKGLDDAAASARLGVAEGGLDYYAAAVRECFEEAGVLFVSDAEDRVVELDRLPASRLEAMRHAAEQGTDALLAMCDAQGWRLAVDRLAYFSHWLTPPGMPRRFDTRFFIAQMPAGQSVKPDGRETVEHMWLKPADAVHPDRGLKLMNVTRRTLEQLAAFESTASCMAHARGLAGIVLNMPRLADGPAGRRAVNIDEAAYQEIGRLDPHGNGQARYALEAGLAMQLSARVRRITGAGASSAEPGSNSYFVGGERGPWALIDPLPHGTAANELLRKAAPGEVRWLLSTAPRTEAAEEALESLRSSWPGAVVLWPAPGESLDLGGATLVALPGPGGTSAPALQFLLPEERTLFTGAADPTAVHAGNEVEWIAPASGFLLRHGA, from the coding sequence ATGAATGCCAAGCCTTCGGAGACGACCCCGGCAAACCCGCCCCGGCCCGCGCCCCGCCCCATCCGCATTGCGGCCACGTTGATTCTCTTGCGCGACGGCGCCCATGGCATGGAAGTGCTGATGCTGCGCCGCGCTGAAAAAGCCGACGACCAGAACAGCGGCGCCAGCGTGTTCCCCGGCGGCGTGGTCGACACGCACGACCGCAGCCTGCACCTGATGTGCAAGGGCCTCGACGACGCAGCCGCGAGCGCGCGGCTTGGTGTGGCCGAAGGCGGCCTCGACTACTACGCCGCCGCGGTGCGCGAGTGCTTCGAGGAAGCGGGCGTGCTGTTCGTAAGCGACGCCGAAGACCGCGTGGTCGAGTTGGACCGCCTGCCCGCTTCCCGCCTGGAGGCCATGCGCCATGCAGCCGAACAAGGCACCGACGCACTACTGGCCATGTGCGATGCGCAAGGCTGGCGCCTCGCGGTCGACCGGCTCGCCTACTTCAGCCACTGGCTCACGCCGCCAGGCATGCCGCGACGCTTCGACACCCGCTTTTTCATCGCGCAGATGCCCGCCGGTCAAAGCGTGAAGCCGGACGGCCGCGAGACCGTCGAGCACATGTGGCTCAAGCCGGCCGATGCGGTGCACCCAGACCGCGGGCTCAAGCTGATGAACGTGACGCGCCGCACGCTCGAGCAGCTCGCCGCATTCGAGAGCACCGCCAGCTGCATGGCGCATGCGCGCGGCCTGGCCGGCATTGTGCTGAACATGCCTCGCCTGGCCGACGGACCCGCGGGGCGCCGCGCGGTGAACATCGACGAGGCGGCCTATCAGGAAATCGGCCGCCTCGACCCGCACGGCAACGGCCAAGCGCGCTATGCGCTCGAGGCCGGCTTGGCCATGCAGTTGTCCGCGCGCGTGCGGCGGATCACGGGCGCCGGCGCGTCGTCGGCGGAGCCGGGATCGAACAGCTATTTCGTCGGCGGCGAAAGGGGCCCGTGGGCATTGATCGACCCGCTGCCCCACGGCACGGCGGCGAACGAGTTGCTGCGCAAAGCGGCGCCGGGAGAGGTGCGATGGCTGCTCTCGACCGCACCGCGCACAGAGGCGGCCGAGGAAGCGCTCGAAAGCCTGCGATCATCGTGGCCTGGCGCCGTGGTGCTGTGGCCTGCTCCTGGCGAATCGCTCGACCTGGGCGGCGCCACGCTGGTGGCCCTTCCCGGCCCCGGCGGCACCTCAGCTCCCGCGCTTCAGTTTCTGCTGCCCGAGGAACGCACGCTGTTCACCGGCGCAGCCGACCCAACCGCCGTGCATGCCGGCAACGAGGTCGAATGGATTGCGCCTGCCAGCGGCTTCCTGCTGCGGCACGGTGCCTGA